The DNA region AGGGGTGCGATTCATCGCATCCGGGCCTTTCCGCCGCGCAGATGCTGGATGTCTGCACCGCATCCGCCGCCGTCATCCAACGTTGGACACTGGTGGATTCCACCGCCACCCATCTCCAGAAAACCAATTCTGCTACCGCTCAGCTCCCGCCGACGAGCTGGAAGCCGGCCCAGTAGAGCGGATCGGAGAAGCCAGGCGTCTTGCGGAGGGCTTCCTGGGCGCGGCGGAGGGCCTCGGCCTTGTCGGGCCGGTCCACATCTCCAAGCCAGTGCGTGTAGAACCCCTGCATGAGCCGCGCGGTCGCGTCGTCAGAGATGCTCCAGAGGGTGACGAGCACGCTGCGGGCGCCGTGGGCCAGGAACGCGCGCTGGAGGCCCACCGTGCCCTCGGCGCTCTTGAGGTTGCCGAGGCCCGTCTGACAGGCGGAGAGCACCACCAGGTCGGCGTGCAGCCGCGGAAGCTCGTCCACTACCTCGCCCGCGGTGAGCAGGCCGTCGTTGGCGCTGTCCGCCGCGAAGGCCACGAACGACGAGCGCGCCAGCGCGTCGGAGCTGTAGGCGAACCCGTGCGTGGCGAAGTGCACCACCGGCGCGGCGCCGATCAGCCCCCGCACGGCGGTCTCGGACGCGACGGCGCCCGTGCGAGAGCGGGCGCCCAGCCGCGCGGCCACCCAGCGCGCCTCGCGCTCCGCCGCGGGTAGCGCGGAGAGCCGGAGCCGCCGGCCGGTCGAGGCGCCCACGTCGGGCATCGCCGGGTTGCCGACGACGAGCGAGGCGCGCAGCGCCGCCACTCCGGCCGTGCCCCGTCCCGCCGCGGGCCGACGCTCCGCCTCCGCCAGCGCGGCGAGCGACGGGGCGTAGCGCAGCGCGTGGCGGGCGCCCAGCGGGACCGTGTCGTCCAGCATCAGCGCGGCGAAGGGGACGAGCGCGAGCGGGCCGGCCGGGAGCACGACCAGCTCGCCCCGCGCGGGCAGCGCGGCGCGGAGGCCGGGCGGCAGCAGCACCGCCGTCAGCCGGCCGGCCGCGGTGGGGCCGTCCAGGTCCAGGTCCGACGCGGGCGTCGCCGCGCCTCCCGTGGGGTCCATGCGCACTGCGCGCGACTCGGCGCCGCCCAGGTGCTGCGCGGCGGCGGCCTCGTCCGCGCCCATCTCCCTCCGCAGCGCACCGACGAGCGCGGCCAGCGTGTCGGAGTCCACGCGCGTGCGGAAGACGGACGGATCGCCGGCGGGCGGGATCACCCACGCGAAAAGCGTGTCCGCCGTGACGAGGTACGAGACGACGGTGGCGCCGGTGCGCCGCGCCACGCGGACGAGCGAGTCGCCCTCGGCCGGCAGGTCGGCGCCGGCGGTGGCACCCTGCGCGCGCCCGCGCATCAGGTCCAGCAGCGCCTGCGACCGCCCGCGCTCGCCCGCGGCCAGGCCCGCGCGCAGGGCGGCGCCCGCGCCCACGTCGCCCGTGCGTGCCAGCCACGCCCGCGCCCACGAGGGGAACAGCTCCGCGTCGTCCTCGGCCAGGCTCACGCGGTTGGGATCGCCGCCGGCCTGCGCTCCCAGCGTGGCGACCACCGCGGCGGCGGAGTCGTAGTACGCGACGGCCTCGCGCAGCCGGCCCTTCCCCGCGCGGTGCAGCATCCACGCGAGGTTGCCCAGCGCCGCGGCCTCGGCGCGCCGGTCGCCCGCGGCGCGCGCCAGGGAAAGGGCGATGCGCATCTGCTCCAGCCCCTGCGCCGCGCGGCCGTTGCGGGCCAGCAGCACGCCCAGGTTGTTGCGCGTGGACGCCTGGCCGCCCCCGCCTCCCTCCTGCTCCAGCCGCAGCGCCGCGAAGAGCAGCGTGGCGGCCGAGTCCGGCCGGCCGGACTTCTCGGCCAGCGTGGCCAGGTGGTCCAGCGTGGTCGCCTCGT from Longimicrobiaceae bacterium includes:
- a CDS encoding CHAT domain-containing tetratricopeptide repeat protein, producing MRIRRPAAVSLLAVVAATAPLAAQRTPADSAAVLFAAASRTMQSTDAASLARAAGLMRQAADQYGAAGRWTTHALALDAAAQIYVKAERADSAVALLREALEVAARSKTHVLDARLLGDAAGAYASAQRPDSAVAYFRRAVAAGWEDKGGGSTLSQVGNAQGDLGRPDSALAYHRRALFAFHVANKPLNEGVAMNNLALTHYRLGHADSASYYIAQAAQRLSGNSGTLAVMYGNVGAMWMEQGRADSASVYFRREREAARADRDVRQEARALTHLGDLQFRLARLDSALLYYRQALPLRRATGDREGESVTLGDMGLVHIKLGQPDSARAALERALAIQHYLGIRANEATTLDHLATLAEKSGRPDSAATLLFAALRLEQEGGGGGQASTRNNLGVLLARNGRAAQGLEQMRIALSLARAAGDRRAEAAALGNLAWMLHRAGKGRLREAVAYYDSAAAVVATLGAQAGGDPNRVSLAEDDAELFPSWARAWLARTGDVGAGAALRAGLAAGERGRSQALLDLMRGRAQGATAGADLPAEGDSLVRVARRTGATVVSYLVTADTLFAWVIPPAGDPSVFRTRVDSDTLAALVGALRREMGADEAAAAQHLGGAESRAVRMDPTGGAATPASDLDLDGPTAAGRLTAVLLPPGLRAALPARGELVVLPAGPLALVPFAALMLDDTVPLGARHALRYAPSLAALAEAERRPAAGRGTAGVAALRASLVVGNPAMPDVGASTGRRLRLSALPAAEREARWVAARLGARSRTGAVASETAVRGLIGAAPVVHFATHGFAYSSDALARSSFVAFAADSANDGLLTAGEVVDELPRLHADLVVLSACQTGLGNLKSAEGTVGLQRAFLAHGARSVLVTLWSISDDATARLMQGFYTHWLGDVDRPDKAEALRRAQEALRKTPGFSDPLYWAGFQLVGGS